The Aurantiacibacter arachoides genome window below encodes:
- a CDS encoding DUF1376 domain-containing protein — protein MMGSAVDIWFPTYIGDFFTVTASMTGHEVGAFQLIIANLWKAGGAIKADDKQLAKLVRATPRQWAEIKETLWSLFEIKAGMLTHPATTAEIAKAKANREKKRLAGIASGVNRKAARVEQVFSRGSTNAEPRADEGEGEGEGPSQGSIHGDTQERDYPFRVIDGSGT, from the coding sequence ATGATGGGCAGCGCGGTCGACATTTGGTTTCCGACCTACATCGGAGACTTTTTCACCGTCACCGCTTCCATGACGGGTCACGAGGTCGGTGCCTTTCAGCTGATTATCGCTAATCTCTGGAAGGCCGGTGGCGCGATTAAAGCGGATGACAAGCAGCTCGCAAAGCTGGTGAGGGCCACGCCCCGGCAGTGGGCCGAGATTAAGGAAACCTTGTGGTCGCTGTTCGAGATCAAGGCCGGAATGCTTACCCATCCAGCCACTACGGCGGAAATCGCAAAGGCTAAGGCGAACCGTGAGAAGAAGCGCCTCGCGGGGATCGCGTCAGGGGTCAACAGGAAGGCAGCGCGTGTTGAACAGGTGTTCAGCCGGGGCTCGACAAATGCTGAACCCCGCGCGGATGAAGGTGAAGGTGAAGGTGAGGGTCCTTCCCAGGGTAGCATTCATGGCGATACGCAAGAGCGCGACTACCCCTTTCGTGTAATTGATGGGAGCGGCACGTGA
- a CDS encoding helix-turn-helix transcriptional regulator, with the protein MAQDFVHLNLLDTGRAAEWLGVSSSMLEKLRVYGGGPPYLKLGRNVRYRVGDLSRWIEDRVTLNTSGGATPTNARGHQS; encoded by the coding sequence ATGGCGCAAGACTTCGTTCACCTCAATTTGTTGGATACCGGCCGAGCGGCCGAGTGGCTCGGCGTATCCTCTTCGATGCTTGAAAAGCTGAGGGTCTATGGAGGTGGCCCCCCGTACCTCAAGCTGGGGCGTAACGTCCGCTATCGCGTCGGCGATCTCAGCCGCTGGATTGAAGACCGCGTCACCTTGAATACGAGCGGTGGCGCTACGCCCACGAACGCTCGTGGACACCAGTCGTGA